The following proteins come from a genomic window of Paenibacillus swuensis:
- a CDS encoding RluA family pseudouridine synthase: MHKKPRNHKVPAYSQTRPKSTPPLNKPHSSKNVKQFTVTEPSELLTFLLQALSGTGRNSIKSMLARGQISVNNKSVTLYNHQLNPGNIVSISTEKMVESAPLLGLHILHEDEDLIVIHKDHGLLSIASDKETEVTAYRQLTDYVKSKNPSNRIYVVHRLDRDTSGVMLFAKSEEVKHRLQETWKETVEERSYVALVEGLVHKTEGTITSWLKESKTLKMFSSPYPNDGQHAVTHYKRLQYNKQYTLLEVHLETGRKNQIRVHMQDIGHPISGDKKYGAKTKELGRLGLHARILSFTHPTTGKLMRFDTDIPKIFLRPFRTTP, from the coding sequence ATGCATAAGAAACCAAGAAATCATAAGGTCCCCGCTTATTCTCAGACCCGGCCGAAATCCACACCTCCACTGAATAAACCGCATTCTTCCAAGAACGTTAAACAATTCACCGTCACGGAACCATCAGAATTACTGACTTTTCTGTTGCAGGCTTTATCGGGAACTGGACGGAATTCCATTAAATCCATGCTGGCCCGGGGACAAATATCAGTAAACAACAAATCGGTCACACTCTATAACCATCAACTAAATCCGGGAAACATCGTATCCATTAGCACTGAGAAAATGGTCGAATCGGCCCCCTTGCTAGGACTCCACATCCTTCATGAAGATGAAGATCTAATCGTTATACATAAAGATCATGGCCTTTTGTCAATTGCTTCGGATAAGGAAACGGAAGTTACTGCCTATCGGCAATTAACAGACTATGTTAAAAGCAAAAATCCCTCCAATCGAATTTACGTTGTTCATCGTCTGGACCGGGATACCTCCGGCGTCATGTTGTTTGCAAAAAGTGAAGAAGTCAAACACCGGCTGCAGGAAACCTGGAAAGAGACAGTAGAAGAGAGATCCTATGTGGCATTGGTTGAGGGATTGGTACATAAAACAGAGGGAACCATAACTTCATGGCTTAAAGAGAGCAAAACACTGAAAATGTTTTCAAGCCCATACCCAAACGACGGACAGCATGCCGTAACTCATTACAAAAGATTGCAGTATAACAAACAATATACTTTACTCGAAGTTCATCTCGAAACAGGCCGAAAAAATCAAATCCGCGTGCACATGCAAGATATCGGGCATCCCATAAGCGGCGATAAGAAGTATGGAGCCAAAACGAAAGAGTTGGGCCGCCTTGGGTTACATGCTCGCATCCTTTCGTTCACACACCCTACTACCGGTAAATTAATGCGGTTTGACACGGACATTCCAAAGATTTTTCTAAGACCGTTTCGAACTACGCCATAG
- a CDS encoding divergent PAP2 family protein, translated as MNRGLIAALSAVATAQLLKIPIRYARTGHLHLSQIATTGGMPSSHSAGVCALITYIGLKRGVKSVDFALSSLFGVIVMYDAMGIRRHAGEIAVEVNEMDIQLERLAKEHPGIYHKRREQELKEMLGHLPEEVAAGAVVGAAIGALTYALN; from the coding sequence ATGAATCGAGGATTAATTGCGGCACTGTCCGCTGTAGCCACCGCCCAACTGCTCAAAATTCCAATTCGATACGCCAGAACCGGCCATCTTCACTTAAGTCAGATTGCGACAACAGGGGGGATGCCTAGTTCCCATTCGGCTGGTGTCTGCGCGTTGATCACGTATATTGGCCTGAAGCGAGGTGTCAAAAGTGTCGATTTTGCCTTGAGCAGTTTATTCGGGGTGATTGTCATGTATGATGCTATGGGTATACGAAGGCACGCGGGAGAAATCGCGGTAGAAGTGAACGAAATGGATATTCAGCTTGAAAGGCTTGCCAAAGAACATCCAGGCATATATCATAAACGGAGAGAACAAGAGCTTAAGGAAATGCTGGGACATTTGCCTGAAGAAGTGGCCGCAGGCGCGGTTGTCGGCGCTGCAATCGGAGCATTGACCTACGCGTTGAATTAA
- a CDS encoding aminotransferase class I/II-fold pyridoxal phosphate-dependent enzyme — MDHRQTPLFTALVNHAASNPVQFHIPGHKKGAGMDQEFRSFVGDNVLSIDLINIAPLDDLHQPTGVIEEAQQLAADAFGADYTYFSVQGTSSAIMTMILAVCSPGDKIIIPRNVHKSVMSAIIFSGAKPVFLSPARDKNLGIDHGITLRSVKRAMEKHPDAKALLVINPTYYGFCANLKEIVDLVHSFKIPVLVDEAHGVLIHFHEELPMSAMEAGADMAATSVHKLGGSMTGSSVLNVKKGLVNPQRVQTIFSMLTTTSTSYPLLASLDVARRNLALNGREMADQAISLAKYARETINTIPGLYSFGEEILGDEATFDWDPTKLCVHVRNLGITGYETENFLREHYNIEVELSDMYNILALITPGDTQETVDILLTALRHLSKVNYNIREAGELIVKVPEIPHLAITPRDAFYGDTEVIPFTESADRIIAEFIYVYPPGIPILLPGEVISQENIDYIMEHVQVGLPVKGPEDRSIQNIKVISEPGAIIG; from the coding sequence ATGGACCACCGCCAGACACCCCTGTTCACCGCGCTGGTTAATCATGCGGCGAGCAATCCGGTACAATTTCATATTCCGGGACATAAGAAAGGCGCCGGGATGGATCAAGAATTCAGAAGCTTTGTAGGGGATAATGTATTGTCCATTGATCTCATTAATATAGCTCCTTTAGATGATCTGCACCAGCCTACAGGCGTTATTGAAGAGGCACAGCAACTGGCCGCTGACGCGTTCGGAGCCGATTATACTTACTTTTCGGTTCAGGGGACAAGCAGCGCGATCATGACCATGATTCTTGCAGTATGCTCACCCGGTGACAAGATTATCATCCCGCGGAATGTTCATAAATCCGTGATGTCCGCTATTATCTTCAGCGGCGCGAAGCCGGTATTTCTGTCTCCAGCACGCGACAAGAATTTAGGGATAGACCATGGTATCACATTGCGTTCCGTCAAGAGAGCGATGGAAAAGCACCCGGATGCCAAGGCTTTACTTGTTATTAATCCGACGTATTACGGCTTCTGCGCGAATTTGAAAGAGATTGTGGATCTCGTGCACTCTTTCAAAATTCCAGTCCTTGTGGATGAAGCTCACGGTGTACTCATTCATTTCCATGAGGAGTTGCCTATGTCCGCCATGGAAGCCGGTGCCGATATGGCAGCTACATCGGTTCATAAACTGGGCGGCTCCATGACCGGCAGCTCGGTCCTTAACGTAAAGAAAGGTCTTGTCAATCCGCAACGTGTACAAACCATCTTCAGTATGTTGACGACAACCTCCACTTCATATCCGCTATTGGCTTCCCTGGATGTGGCGCGTCGTAATTTGGCGTTAAACGGACGTGAAATGGCTGATCAAGCCATTTCTCTGGCGAAATATGCACGCGAGACGATTAACACGATTCCGGGACTTTACTCCTTCGGGGAAGAAATACTTGGTGACGAGGCCACGTTTGACTGGGATCCGACCAAGCTTTGCGTTCATGTGCGTAATTTAGGGATCACCGGCTATGAAACCGAGAATTTTCTTCGTGAGCATTACAATATTGAAGTAGAGCTAAGCGACATGTATAACATTCTCGCACTCATTACACCTGGTGATACGCAGGAAACCGTAGATATCCTGTTAACGGCTTTACGGCATCTTTCCAAAGTCAATTATAATATTAGAGAAGCCGGTGAATTGATTGTCAAGGTTCCGGAAATTCCTCACCTGGCCATTACACCAAGGGATGCTTTCTATGGGGATACCGAAGTTATACCATTTACAGAATCAGCCGACCGCATTATTGCGGAGTTCATTTACGTGTACCCGCCAGGCATTCCCATTCTTTTGCCCGGTGAAGTCATCTCCCAAGAGAATATCGACTATATTATGGAGCATGTACAGGTGGGACTACCCGTTAAAGGACCGGAAGATCGCAGCATTCAGAACATCAAGGTTATTTCGGAGCCGGGCGCAATTATTGGCTAA
- a CDS encoding DUF3892 domain-containing protein, whose translation MNSAEREEVVAVRKNDEGDIIAFKFATGREVDYKEAQLMAKAEQINNVSVIKGKDGDDHLRSNPDGTKANNLDQLPLF comes from the coding sequence ATGAACTCAGCTGAACGGGAAGAAGTTGTTGCTGTTCGTAAGAATGATGAGGGTGACATCATTGCATTCAAGTTTGCGACCGGACGCGAGGTAGACTACAAGGAAGCACAGTTGATGGCCAAAGCGGAACAGATCAATAATGTAAGCGTAATTAAAGGAAAAGATGGCGATGATCATTTGCGAAGTAATCCGGATGGAACAAAAGCTAACAATCTAGATCAACTTCCACTTTTCTAA
- a CDS encoding stalk domain-containing protein has product MKFRRIITLTLALSMFGTVSVFADSIGQQIRVIINNREASDPGLIVDGKTMLSLREMAESLHALIAWNEEAKKVQIIKPNVHMFLIDAEKDKIFNEVERGKADFIFIAQTDNLLADVYSFRVTITDPYGKVTDIVPETIFTDQKDTYNTRSKEMSYDFRFTGKYTIDYQMKLTRNHDYQTVSQKVITSRSLK; this is encoded by the coding sequence ATGAAGTTCAGACGGATTATAACCCTCACTCTTGCACTTTCCATGTTCGGCACGGTTTCTGTTTTTGCCGACTCCATCGGCCAACAGATTCGTGTCATAATTAACAACAGAGAAGCCTCGGATCCAGGTCTTATCGTAGACGGAAAGACGATGTTATCCTTGCGTGAGATGGCCGAATCTTTGCATGCGTTAATCGCATGGAACGAAGAAGCTAAGAAAGTGCAAATCATCAAACCTAATGTTCATATGTTTCTAATTGATGCCGAGAAAGATAAGATTTTTAATGAGGTTGAGCGGGGAAAGGCGGATTTTATTTTTATTGCGCAGACGGACAATCTTTTGGCAGATGTGTATTCCTTCAGGGTTACCATAACGGATCCTTATGGCAAGGTAACGGATATCGTGCCGGAAACTATATTTACCGATCAGAAAGATACGTATAATACACGTTCCAAGGAAATGAGTTATGATTTCAGATTTACAGGCAAGTATACGATTGATTACCAAATGAAGCTGACACGCAACCATGACTATCAAACGGTTTCCCAGAAAGTGATCACGTCCCGATCTCTTAAGTAG
- a CDS encoding PAS domain-containing hybrid sensor histidine kinase/response regulator, which translates to MNAYSQGNIYSFQTLFQQSPMGLAIVSLEDWHMFQINQALCSMIGYSSDELLHSPFAQYTFTEDWTETIQNRLTNSVLRHPKNPLEHEVRLIHKDGHIIWICLHVSLLADPDENTSNANQLILHMENITDKKMIENRLPDNADLNTLFHYNVQDIISYSSPDGTILYVSPSVKKALGYEPHELIGKNRKQFYHPEHVSTMIDKKTLFSEQGEMFVRKVRHKDGHYLWIETKFQIIRDRAGRIDKVLTIARDVTERIKYEKTLSEAQRIAQIGSWDWDLVNSKLSFSEELRRIFGYTFPAVVEQPDLFMRSILPEDLEYVSNSISETLLHGKSSSLIYRIVLPDSSIKFIQGHWQVTQNELGEAIYVVGLVQDITERILMEDKLREREQNYRLISEYSMDFISRHKVDEMATFLFASPVCQTMLGYEPAEMIGTSGLGYIHPDDVESVKLFLDETFLGKGAESVTFRFRRKSGEYLWFETTCRYTFDELGSVQEIMAISRDITERKIYVEEIEKMSYQHTLILNSVSEGIFGVAPNGQGMFINPAGAAMLGYKPAELIDTHKLASIQQTRSDGSQYKDGDSRIQRAVRDGLFLEKSEAVFWRKDGSSFLVKYQVTPIFDKGIRKGAVIVFSDITTEKEIIKAKESAEQADRAKSEFLAIMSHEIRTPMNGVIGMTGLLAETQLSEEQQSYIGIIQESGDALLHILNEILDFSKIEAGKMTLTHEPIELYTLLYSVTELFAPKAADKGLSIHYEMDKEIPPIIMGDPSRLRQVLVNLVGNAIKFTDKGYISIRVNRTVSVDPSRIAIQFIVKDTGIGIPSDKKDLLFHSFSQLHPAINRKYGGTGLGLAICKKLVELMGGTIGVESVEGEGSEFYFTLSSKLWENLNYAETNPISKEMLPSPAEISHSSGKFGPLQILLAEDHPVNRKLFVAILKRLGYMTDVVVNGAEAVEAALNKQYDLIFMDIQMPVMDGLEATANIKKQFPVGSLPTICAVTAFAQEEDRQMCLKAGMKEFISKPVKFNEVERVLKVCAQHLQ; encoded by the coding sequence GTGAACGCGTATTCGCAGGGAAATATATATTCTTTTCAGACCTTGTTCCAACAGTCGCCAATGGGACTAGCGATTGTCTCGTTAGAAGACTGGCATATGTTCCAAATCAATCAAGCATTATGTTCTATGATTGGTTATTCAAGTGACGAATTACTTCACAGTCCGTTCGCGCAATATACGTTTACAGAGGATTGGACTGAGACAATACAAAATAGATTGACAAACTCCGTCTTACGGCATCCGAAGAACCCGTTGGAGCATGAAGTTCGGCTTATTCACAAAGATGGCCATATCATTTGGATCTGTCTGCATGTTTCGTTGCTGGCTGACCCGGATGAGAACACTTCCAATGCAAACCAGTTAATTTTGCACATGGAGAATATTACGGATAAGAAAATGATTGAGAATCGTTTACCTGATAATGCTGACCTGAACACCCTTTTCCATTACAATGTTCAGGATATTATATCTTACAGCTCACCGGACGGGACGATCTTATATGTCTCACCTTCCGTGAAGAAGGCGTTGGGTTATGAGCCCCATGAACTTATTGGCAAAAATCGCAAACAATTTTATCATCCCGAACACGTTTCCACGATGATTGATAAAAAAACTTTGTTTTCTGAACAAGGTGAAATGTTTGTTCGTAAAGTACGTCACAAAGACGGTCATTATCTGTGGATTGAAACTAAATTTCAAATCATTAGAGATCGTGCAGGGCGAATTGATAAAGTGCTGACGATCGCAAGGGATGTCACCGAGCGAATCAAGTACGAGAAAACGTTATCCGAAGCGCAGCGTATTGCCCAAATCGGATCTTGGGATTGGGATCTCGTAAATTCCAAGCTTTCATTTTCCGAGGAGTTAAGACGCATTTTTGGGTATACCTTCCCCGCAGTCGTGGAACAGCCTGATTTATTTATGCGCAGCATTCTCCCCGAGGATTTGGAATATGTAAGCAATAGTATTTCTGAAACATTATTACATGGGAAAAGCTCTAGCTTAATCTACCGGATTGTATTGCCCGATTCTAGCATAAAATTCATTCAAGGGCATTGGCAAGTGACCCAGAACGAACTTGGTGAAGCTATTTATGTCGTTGGTCTAGTGCAAGATATTACAGAGCGTATTTTAATGGAAGATAAACTTCGAGAGAGAGAACAGAATTACAGATTAATTTCTGAATATTCCATGGACTTCATATCCCGACATAAAGTCGATGAAATGGCAACATTTCTGTTTGCTTCTCCGGTATGCCAAACGATGCTCGGTTATGAACCCGCGGAAATGATCGGTACGAGCGGATTAGGTTATATTCATCCGGATGACGTGGAAAGCGTCAAGCTGTTTCTGGATGAAACCTTCTTAGGTAAAGGTGCAGAGTCAGTTACATTCCGTTTCCGAAGGAAAAGCGGGGAATACCTGTGGTTTGAAACCACTTGCAGATACACATTTGATGAACTAGGTTCGGTACAGGAAATTATGGCAATTTCCAGGGACATCACAGAACGGAAAATTTATGTGGAAGAAATCGAGAAGATGAGTTACCAGCATACACTTATATTAAACTCGGTCTCCGAAGGCATATTCGGCGTTGCTCCGAACGGTCAGGGAATGTTTATAAATCCAGCAGGAGCCGCGATGCTGGGATATAAGCCCGCGGAACTCATTGATACCCACAAACTGGCGTCTATCCAACAGACGAGATCTGACGGATCTCAATATAAAGATGGAGATTCCAGAATTCAACGTGCCGTCAGAGATGGACTATTTCTTGAGAAAAGCGAGGCCGTATTCTGGCGTAAGGACGGCTCCAGCTTTCTCGTTAAATATCAAGTTACCCCTATATTTGACAAAGGAATCCGTAAAGGGGCTGTTATTGTATTCAGTGACATCACCACGGAGAAAGAAATTATTAAGGCTAAGGAGTCGGCTGAACAGGCGGATCGGGCGAAGTCTGAATTTCTGGCCATCATGAGCCATGAAATCAGAACACCGATGAATGGGGTCATCGGAATGACGGGTCTGCTGGCGGAAACCCAGTTGTCTGAAGAACAACAAAGTTATATAGGTATTATTCAGGAAAGCGGTGACGCGTTACTTCACATTTTGAACGAGATTCTGGATTTCAGCAAAATTGAAGCAGGCAAAATGACGCTTACACACGAACCTATAGAACTGTACACTTTACTTTACAGTGTCACGGAACTATTTGCCCCTAAAGCGGCAGATAAGGGTTTAAGCATTCATTACGAAATGGATAAGGAAATTCCGCCGATCATCATGGGCGATCCTTCCAGACTTCGACAAGTACTTGTGAACTTGGTCGGTAACGCTATTAAATTTACAGACAAAGGCTATATTTCGATAAGGGTAAACCGGACTGTATCGGTGGACCCAAGTCGTATCGCTATTCAATTCATTGTGAAAGATACAGGAATCGGCATTCCAAGTGACAAGAAGGACTTGCTGTTTCATTCCTTCTCCCAACTTCATCCGGCCATCAATCGTAAATATGGAGGGACGGGGCTGGGCCTTGCTATTTGCAAAAAGCTTGTTGAGCTCATGGGAGGCACAATCGGAGTGGAAAGCGTGGAAGGCGAAGGATCAGAGTTTTACTTTACACTTAGCAGTAAACTCTGGGAGAATTTAAACTATGCTGAGACGAATCCAATTTCTAAAGAAATGTTGCCTTCACCGGCTGAGATCTCTCATAGCTCAGGGAAGTTTGGTCCGCTCCAAATCCTGTTAGCAGAGGACCACCCTGTAAATCGCAAGCTTTTTGTGGCCATCCTTAAGCGGTTGGGATACATGACAGACGTTGTGGTTAACGGTGCCGAAGCCGTGGAGGCTGCATTGAATAAACAGTATGACCTAATATTTATGGATATCCAAATGCCTGTCATGGATGGATTGGAAGCGACTGCTAATATTAAAAAGCAGTTTCCTGTAGGGAGCCTGCCGACTATATGCGCGGTCACGGCTTTCGCCCAAGAAGAAGATCGACAGATGTGTTTGAAGGCCGGTATGAAAGAGTTTATAAGCAAACCAGTTAAGTTTAATGAAGTGGAGCGAGTCTTGAAGGTCTGTGCACAACATTTGCAATAA
- a CDS encoding MBL fold metallo-hydrolase, protein MGITLEMMGTGSAFAKNYFNNNALLYVNDATIMIDCGITAPAALHKMGKSFGEIDAVIVTHLHADHIGGLEEFAFQMKFLYERKPKIIVPEALLHPLWENSLRAGLEQEGIQSLDCYFEVYPVKEREPFAVTEGLTIEYTQTEHIPGKLSYSLFIGEHTFYSADLQFDLALLEYVHHERKCRTILHDCQLSLPGVVHAGIDQLLTLPTDIQRKIYLMHYGDNMPDFEGKTGEMRFIRQHKTIVIENVES, encoded by the coding sequence ATGGGAATAACACTTGAAATGATGGGCACCGGCAGTGCTTTTGCCAAAAATTATTTTAATAATAATGCTCTTCTATATGTAAATGACGCAACGATCATGATTGATTGTGGGATTACAGCGCCCGCGGCACTTCACAAGATGGGGAAATCGTTCGGTGAAATCGATGCGGTGATTGTTACACATTTACACGCTGATCATATCGGTGGTCTTGAAGAATTTGCATTTCAGATGAAATTTCTTTATGAACGTAAGCCCAAGATTATTGTTCCTGAAGCGTTACTACATCCATTGTGGGAGAACTCCCTTAGGGCAGGACTTGAACAAGAAGGGATTCAATCCTTGGATTGTTATTTTGAAGTTTATCCAGTTAAGGAACGGGAACCTTTCGCGGTAACAGAGGGGTTAACGATTGAGTATACTCAAACCGAGCATATTCCCGGCAAGCTATCCTATTCATTGTTTATAGGTGAGCATACGTTTTATAGTGCAGATTTGCAGTTTGATTTAGCATTATTGGAATATGTTCATCATGAACGGAAATGCCGAACAATACTTCATGACTGCCAGTTGAGCCTCCCAGGTGTCGTCCACGCAGGGATTGATCAATTATTAACATTGCCGACAGACATTCAACGTAAAATTTATTTAATGCATTACGGTGACAACATGCCTGACTTCGAAGGGAAAACGGGCGAAATGCGATTTATTCGACAACACAAGACCATTGTAATTGAAAATGTAGAAAGCTGA
- a CDS encoding alpha/beta hydrolase family protein, with the protein MMNSSFQIEVGSERIIRGNLLLAEVNPSPITLIICHGYKGYKDWGFFPYAAGSFAKHVNVIIFNFSHNGVGALGDSFDELEKFARNTYARELEDLDVLIKSLRKEKDPLFSGLGNSRIYLLGHSRGGAVALLYGLDQPEEISGIVTWNGVTEPEGIFTKQQVEQMRQEGRSYVENARTKQQMPLDVEIIEDLDLNKERYNLIQRSKGLEIAVLAIQGDEDFERLKRGRKDLLNNQPAIRQLTVAGGNHTFGTVHPFRGTTEALETAIAETVAFMVQPNTDKV; encoded by the coding sequence ATGATGAATAGTTCTTTTCAGATTGAAGTGGGTTCAGAACGGATCATTCGAGGCAATCTGCTCCTAGCGGAGGTAAATCCATCCCCAATCACCTTGATCATTTGCCATGGATATAAAGGGTACAAAGATTGGGGTTTCTTTCCTTATGCAGCTGGTTCATTCGCAAAACATGTCAATGTAATCATTTTTAATTTTTCACATAATGGGGTGGGGGCTTTAGGAGATTCATTTGATGAGTTAGAGAAATTCGCGCGTAATACGTATGCTCGTGAATTAGAAGATCTGGATGTGTTGATTAAGAGCCTTAGGAAAGAGAAAGATCCCCTATTTTCAGGGCTGGGTAACTCTCGTATTTATTTATTGGGACATAGCCGCGGCGGTGCGGTTGCCTTGCTCTATGGATTGGATCAACCCGAGGAAATCAGCGGAATTGTAACTTGGAACGGTGTTACTGAGCCTGAGGGGATTTTCACGAAACAGCAGGTGGAACAGATGCGCCAAGAAGGCAGAAGCTATGTTGAGAATGCCAGAACGAAGCAGCAGATGCCGTTAGATGTTGAAATTATTGAAGATCTAGACTTGAACAAGGAGCGATACAACCTCATTCAGCGAAGTAAAGGATTAGAGATTGCCGTCCTAGCCATTCAAGGGGATGAGGACTTTGAGCGGCTAAAGCGCGGTAGAAAGGATTTACTCAACAACCAGCCCGCAATTAGACAATTGACTGTAGCCGGCGGGAATCACACGTTCGGTACCGTACATCCGTTTCGAGGCACGACGGAAGCTTTGGAAACGGCTATTGCTGAAACGGTGGCCTTCATGGTTCAACCGAACACGGATAAGGTATAA
- a CDS encoding DUF1292 domain-containing protein: protein MSEHVHDENCNHDHEDQVFIITDADGNEHEMVMVYTFESEEQVYAVLLDKNNPEEDGVIFRIEEEGEEAFLESIEDEDEWNRVVAVYNQIAAEESENV from the coding sequence ATGAGCGAACACGTACACGATGAAAATTGCAACCACGACCATGAGGATCAAGTCTTCATCATTACAGATGCGGACGGAAACGAACATGAGATGGTGATGGTATATACGTTTGAATCTGAGGAGCAAGTTTATGCGGTGCTTTTGGACAAGAATAACCCGGAAGAAGACGGCGTGATCTTCAGAATCGAAGAAGAAGGCGAAGAGGCTTTCCTGGAAAGTATTGAAGATGAAGATGAGTGGAATCGTGTTGTAGCTGTCTACAATCAGATTGCTGCTGAAGAATCCGAGAACGTTTAG
- a CDS encoding DUF1885 family protein encodes MGQSAFITLADGSAIETITLDEIRSHLLYYREQAALTGQQLGWDYAESAFPYTIESKPEGEGLWFYLKGKTLAYRYILFGIGTELEEGTDVLKSHIQVVLPDDATHGDKAKANELCKFLAKRLSARLTLFNERIMYFNSRK; translated from the coding sequence ATGGGACAAAGCGCGTTTATCACATTGGCAGACGGTTCAGCAATCGAGACCATTACGCTGGACGAAATTAGATCTCACCTGCTTTACTATAGGGAACAGGCTGCTCTGACCGGCCAACAACTTGGTTGGGATTATGCGGAATCCGCTTTTCCCTACACGATTGAATCCAAGCCGGAAGGCGAAGGTTTATGGTTCTATCTGAAGGGCAAAACCCTGGCCTATCGCTACATCTTGTTTGGGATTGGAACAGAACTTGAAGAAGGCACGGATGTATTGAAATCTCATATCCAGGTGGTACTGCCCGATGATGCTACCCATGGCGATAAAGCGAAGGCTAACGAACTGTGTAAATTTCTTGCCAAGAGGCTTTCCGCTCGTCTTACCTTGTTCAATGAAAGAATTATGTATTTTAATTCACGCAAATAA
- a CDS encoding aspartyl-phosphate phosphatase Spo0E family protein — MTSQPELSCEIDQLKKLLENTAEKYKYNFGHPQVLAISQKLDGLILKVMKDKTMI; from the coding sequence ATGACTAGTCAGCCCGAATTATCCTGCGAAATCGACCAACTCAAGAAGCTTCTAGAAAATACTGCAGAGAAGTATAAGTACAATTTTGGCCACCCGCAGGTACTGGCAATCAGTCAGAAGCTGGATGGACTCATACTTAAAGTAATGAAGGATAAGACAATGATCTGA
- the sugE gene encoding quaternary ammonium compound efflux SMR transporter SugE has product MAWIYLAVAGALEIIWAVGLKYTQGFTRLMPSIITVSGMAVSVYFLSLAARTLPIGTAYAIWTGIGAVGTVIFGMVFLKEPSDALRIVFLLVIVGGIVGLKFTSGH; this is encoded by the coding sequence ATGGCTTGGATTTATTTAGCGGTGGCAGGAGCATTAGAGATCATTTGGGCCGTTGGATTAAAATACACTCAAGGATTTACCCGTCTTATGCCTTCGATTATTACGGTATCCGGCATGGCGGTTTCTGTTTATTTCTTGTCACTTGCAGCGCGTACTCTTCCCATAGGAACAGCTTATGCGATTTGGACGGGCATTGGGGCTGTGGGAACGGTGATTTTCGGGATGGTTTTTTTGAAAGAGCCCAGCGATGCGTTACGAATCGTATTTCTTCTTGTCATCGTTGGCGGAATTGTCGGGTTGAAATTTACATCCGGACATTAG
- a CDS encoding GNAT family N-acetyltransferase: MNTIFAETQAQLNDCLYVRTEVFVKEQEVPMDLEVDEFDVFPLNCNHVLIKDGEQPIGAARLRGYEGGAAKYQRIAVLKEYRGKGIGNLLLESMEQRAQQEGYRSAVLDAQVQAIPFYEKAGFHVVSEETFLDAGIPHVRMKKIFI, from the coding sequence TTGAATACGATTTTTGCCGAAACACAAGCTCAACTTAATGATTGTCTGTACGTTCGCACCGAAGTTTTTGTCAAAGAACAAGAAGTGCCAATGGATTTGGAAGTAGACGAATTTGATGTGTTTCCCTTGAATTGTAACCATGTGTTAATCAAGGACGGGGAACAACCGATCGGAGCCGCGAGACTTCGGGGATATGAGGGCGGTGCGGCTAAATATCAGCGAATCGCGGTTCTGAAAGAGTATCGTGGTAAAGGAATCGGTAATCTTTTACTTGAATCTATGGAGCAACGAGCACAGCAAGAGGGATATCGTTCCGCGGTTCTTGATGCACAAGTCCAAGCGATCCCTTTCTACGAAAAGGCAGGGTTTCATGTAGTTTCCGAGGAAACCTTTTTGGATGCGGGCATTCCCCACGTACGAATGAAGAAAATATTTATTTAA